A single Paenibacillus kribbensis DNA region contains:
- a CDS encoding amidase, whose amino-acid sequence MCARTVKANTGNVIGSYCKWIAAGMILTLTGCSLASAAPSSSSSSKINSEPTSSLVTFQLQEATIAQMQDAMNSGALSSVELTAMYLNRVYAYDSSGIRLNSIPVLNPDVLKEAAQADQLRAQGITTEPLLGIPYTVKDSYQVKGLTVASGSPAFKNLTAKDDAFTVEKIRESGGVLIGKTNMPPMAAGGMQRGVYGRAESPYNSDYLAAAWYSGSSNGSGVSTAANLAAFGMGEETVSSGRSPASNNGLIAYTPSRGLISIRGNWPLFPIRDVVVPHTRTVEDMLRLLDVIVAEDKITKGDFWREQKAVQLPSVNSVRPRSYLELRDTQALRGKRIGVPKIYIGKDHESSNPIKFRPSIQVLWEKAAKDLTALGAEVVEVDFPLQANSEKDRATAKTPEERGLMPVKWHDKEFGLLNPYAAEEFLKSVGDPNFPSWANIDPATVFPNPPGTVDAKRGRDLGRYDAFIETIKKGVTPYEQIPQFYEALQGLENVRKIDFEDWMKQNDLDFIAFPANSNIGKADSDVNETSYEEAWENGNYFSNTNYILREYGIPSVSVSMGAMEDTGMPVNLTMAGAAYSDNDLLRYAYSYEQATKNRPIATRTPALENETFSYNPQTVLPPSKRKETEVPVLKLNASIKDDVLALDGSVTDQSAIAQLKVYVNGIRVVITEDKANWSATLPTAKYKQAGASQADTLHILVLAKDMYGNTSAQVKSVTLPQ is encoded by the coding sequence ATGTGCGCACGAACGGTAAAAGCGAATACAGGGAATGTAATCGGTAGCTATTGCAAATGGATCGCAGCTGGTATGATTTTAACTCTCACGGGATGCTCACTTGCATCCGCCGCCCCTTCGTCCTCGTCCTCAAGTAAAATCAATAGTGAACCCACCTCCTCCCTGGTTACATTTCAATTGCAAGAGGCTACGATTGCTCAGATGCAGGACGCGATGAATTCAGGGGCACTGTCGAGTGTCGAGCTCACAGCCATGTACCTTAACCGGGTATATGCTTATGATTCTAGTGGCATTCGGCTGAATTCCATCCCTGTCCTGAACCCTGACGTACTAAAAGAAGCCGCTCAGGCTGATCAACTAAGGGCTCAGGGTATTACTACCGAACCTCTATTAGGCATACCCTACACGGTTAAAGACAGCTACCAGGTTAAGGGACTCACTGTCGCTTCTGGATCACCGGCTTTCAAAAACCTGACCGCAAAGGACGATGCCTTTACAGTAGAAAAGATACGCGAATCCGGTGGTGTGCTGATCGGCAAAACCAACATGCCGCCAATGGCAGCGGGAGGGATGCAAAGAGGCGTTTATGGCCGTGCTGAAAGTCCATACAATTCGGATTATTTGGCTGCAGCCTGGTACTCTGGCTCCTCTAACGGATCCGGCGTCTCAACAGCCGCCAACCTTGCTGCATTCGGCATGGGAGAAGAAACGGTATCTTCTGGAAGATCACCAGCATCTAACAATGGTTTAATTGCCTACACGCCATCGCGGGGTCTGATCTCCATTCGTGGGAATTGGCCGCTCTTCCCTATACGGGATGTCGTTGTCCCGCATACGAGAACTGTCGAGGACATGCTGCGCTTGCTTGACGTGATCGTTGCAGAGGATAAGATCACCAAAGGTGATTTTTGGCGAGAACAGAAAGCCGTTCAGTTACCTTCTGTCAACAGCGTCCGTCCGAGATCCTATTTAGAGCTGCGAGACACCCAAGCTTTGAGGGGTAAACGTATTGGCGTTCCGAAAATTTATATCGGTAAGGACCATGAGAGCTCAAATCCAATCAAATTCAGACCTTCGATACAAGTATTATGGGAAAAAGCTGCAAAGGATTTAACTGCTCTTGGAGCTGAAGTTGTGGAAGTAGATTTCCCCCTGCAGGCGAATAGCGAGAAAGACCGTGCAACAGCAAAAACACCTGAGGAGCGCGGTTTGATGCCAGTAAAATGGCATGATAAGGAATTTGGGCTGCTTAATCCTTATGCGGCTGAGGAATTCCTCAAAAGCGTGGGCGATCCGAACTTCCCGTCATGGGCTAATATCGACCCTGCAACCGTTTTCCCGAATCCGCCAGGTACGGTAGATGCCAAACGTGGCAGAGATCTTGGTCGATACGACGCGTTCATTGAAACCATAAAAAAAGGGGTCACCCCATACGAACAAATTCCACAATTTTATGAAGCACTGCAGGGGCTTGAGAATGTTCGAAAGATTGATTTTGAGGATTGGATGAAGCAGAACGACCTTGATTTCATAGCGTTCCCGGCAAATTCCAATATCGGCAAAGCCGATTCCGATGTGAATGAAACGTCCTATGAAGAAGCTTGGGAGAATGGAAACTATTTCTCCAATACGAATTACATTTTGCGCGAATATGGGATCCCAAGTGTGTCCGTAAGCATGGGCGCGATGGAGGATACCGGTATGCCCGTTAACCTGACGATGGCGGGTGCCGCATACAGCGATAATGACCTGTTGCGTTACGCTTATTCCTATGAGCAGGCGACAAAAAACCGTCCTATCGCAACGCGTACACCAGCGCTTGAAAATGAAACCTTCTCCTATAACCCGCAAACTGTGCTCCCACCCTCTAAACGCAAGGAAACAGAAGTCCCTGTGCTTAAGTTGAATGCCTCGATCAAGGACGATGTTCTCGCTTTGGACGGTTCAGTCACAGATCAAAGCGCTATCGCGCAGCTCAAAGTTTATGTCAATGGCATTCGTGTCGTTATTACAGAAGATAAAGCCAATTGGTCAGCAACACTTCCAACTGCTAAATACAAACAGGCTGGGGCCTCCCAAGCCGATACGCTGCATATTCTCGTGCTGGCCAAGGATATGTACGGAAATACCTCTGCTCAAGTCAAGTCTGTCACTTTACCCCAATGA
- a CDS encoding Ger(x)C family spore germination protein yields the protein MSPKNRKTISRLLLALLVPMLISGCWERQELNEMAFVLGMGLDKAESGYKVTLQVVIPSAIASQTAGGAGGGGVPVIVSTFTVPTIYEAQRKYSLESARASYYGHIRILVIGEELARAGIGEVLDMLKRSREPRNDFYAMVAKDTTAEDVLKVLTPLEKLPASKLYNSLDQSYKASAKTVAVSLNEFIEDFLYEGTNPVLTGVKMSGSVSEGEKKSNVEDSSPTARLRYSNVAVFRKDKMIGWLSDNETIGYNYVTNNVVKSSGPVQGDDGRPIVIEALHTDTKRKVKIIDGKPHIYIHVKALCNVEEVMSKDNLEAERVITELERKSEEKIIFRMKTAVEQINERYNVDTMGFGQLIYRANPQAWARLQREKGDNYLKSLPVHYKASVTINRIGITDKSFLQDIKE from the coding sequence ATGAGCCCAAAAAACCGTAAAACTATTTCGCGACTGCTGCTTGCCCTTTTGGTCCCTATGCTGATCAGCGGTTGCTGGGAAAGACAGGAGTTAAACGAAATGGCTTTTGTGCTGGGAATGGGGCTAGATAAGGCTGAATCTGGCTATAAGGTTACGCTGCAGGTGGTTATTCCTTCAGCAATTGCCTCGCAGACGGCAGGAGGGGCGGGAGGTGGCGGGGTGCCGGTGATTGTATCTACCTTCACGGTACCCACGATCTATGAAGCCCAGCGCAAGTACAGTCTCGAAAGCGCGAGAGCCAGCTACTATGGGCATATCCGTATACTGGTGATCGGAGAGGAGCTTGCCCGGGCTGGAATTGGCGAGGTACTTGATATGCTGAAACGGAGCCGCGAGCCGCGTAATGATTTCTACGCTATGGTCGCCAAAGACACCACTGCCGAAGATGTCCTGAAGGTCCTTACCCCGCTAGAGAAATTGCCAGCAAGTAAATTGTATAATTCCCTGGACCAATCATATAAGGCATCGGCCAAAACAGTCGCTGTTTCTTTAAACGAATTTATTGAAGATTTTCTGTACGAAGGGACGAATCCGGTGTTGACCGGAGTAAAGATGTCCGGTAGTGTCAGTGAGGGCGAAAAGAAGAGCAATGTGGAAGATAGCTCGCCTACAGCCAGATTACGTTACAGTAATGTAGCCGTATTTCGGAAAGATAAGATGATCGGGTGGTTAAGTGATAACGAGACGATCGGCTACAATTATGTCACCAATAATGTTGTTAAAAGCTCAGGGCCTGTACAAGGAGACGACGGACGACCCATCGTTATTGAAGCACTTCATACAGACACCAAACGAAAAGTCAAGATTATTGACGGCAAACCACATATTTACATCCATGTAAAGGCCTTGTGTAATGTTGAAGAAGTCATGAGCAAAGATAATCTGGAGGCAGAGCGTGTGATTACAGAGCTGGAAAGAAAATCGGAAGAAAAAATTATCTTTCGGATGAAAACGGCAGTTGAGCAAATTAATGAGCGCTACAATGTGGATACTATGGGCTTTGGACAGTTGATCTATCGTGCCAATCCCCAAGCTTGGGCCAGGCTGCAACGGGAAAAAGGGGACAATTACCTAAAATCGCTACCCGTCCATTACAAAGCCAGCGTGACGATTAACCGGATTGGCATTACAGACAAATCCTTTCTTCAAGATATTAAGGAGTGA
- a CDS encoding spore germination protein produces the protein MKDTITGTLSHRLEDNVAQLVQLLGTSNDLITKELQLDESTHIALLYIDGLVDTQVLHNSILFSLQERCAPEQLRDLDANQKMELLRKRVLIAGDLSVTHDLGQFVHELLSGNIMVLVEGTSSALRIGLPGWEDRNVGEPSSQSVVRGPMEGFTENLRTNTALLRRKIKDSQLWLETFQVGRVTQTSVSIMYLTNIANPDLVQEVKRRLAKIDTDSILESGYIEEFIQDTAATPFPTIYNSDRPDTIAAGILEGKVAILVDGTPFVLLVPTFFVAFFQSAEDYYQRADIATLLRFIRFLSFFITLLAPSFYVAVTTYHQEMIPTNLVISLAAQRESVPFPAFVEAMLMELTYEILREAGVRIPKNIGQAISIVGTLVIGQAAVAAGFISSAMVIIVSITAIASFVMPESGMSIAARIIRFLLIGLAGFLGLYGILFGIFLIVLHLAGLRSFGMPYMSPIGPYRSDDLKDSIFRFPWPLLKTRPAENMVQNLDRQSTAKRKESADEPKKP, from the coding sequence ATGAAGGATACAATTACGGGCACACTATCACATCGCTTGGAGGACAATGTGGCGCAGTTGGTTCAACTGCTCGGGACAAGCAACGATTTGATCACTAAAGAGCTGCAGTTGGATGAGTCTACGCATATCGCCTTGCTTTATATTGACGGTCTTGTGGATACTCAGGTCCTGCATAACTCCATATTATTTTCACTTCAGGAACGCTGTGCCCCTGAGCAGCTGAGAGATCTTGATGCGAATCAGAAGATGGAGCTTTTGCGAAAACGTGTGCTGATTGCGGGGGATCTGTCCGTCACGCATGACCTTGGACAATTTGTTCATGAGCTGCTATCCGGTAATATCATGGTGCTGGTTGAAGGAACCTCCAGCGCCCTGCGGATCGGACTGCCTGGATGGGAGGACCGCAATGTAGGCGAACCCAGCTCACAATCGGTTGTGCGTGGGCCGATGGAAGGGTTCACGGAAAATTTGCGGACGAACACGGCATTGCTCCGAAGGAAGATTAAAGACAGCCAATTGTGGCTGGAAACCTTCCAGGTCGGTAGGGTGACTCAAACCAGCGTATCCATTATGTATCTCACCAACATCGCAAACCCTGACCTGGTGCAGGAAGTAAAGCGCAGATTGGCCAAAATCGATACAGACAGTATTCTGGAGAGCGGATATATCGAGGAGTTTATTCAAGATACGGCTGCTACGCCGTTCCCCACGATCTATAACAGCGACCGCCCGGATACTATCGCAGCGGGAATCCTCGAAGGCAAAGTGGCGATTCTTGTAGATGGAACACCATTTGTCCTGCTGGTGCCTACCTTTTTTGTCGCCTTTTTTCAATCTGCAGAAGATTATTATCAGCGGGCCGATATCGCTACCTTGCTGCGGTTTATTCGTTTTCTTTCCTTTTTTATTACGTTGCTTGCCCCTTCTTTTTATGTGGCGGTTACGACTTATCATCAGGAGATGATCCCTACCAATCTGGTTATCAGCCTTGCTGCACAGAGAGAAAGCGTTCCTTTTCCTGCATTTGTGGAGGCGATGCTCATGGAATTAACGTATGAGATTCTGCGTGAAGCGGGAGTGAGGATTCCGAAAAATATAGGGCAGGCGATATCCATTGTTGGAACACTTGTCATAGGCCAGGCGGCGGTTGCAGCGGGGTTTATCTCTTCAGCGATGGTTATCATTGTATCCATTACGGCTATTGCCAGTTTTGTCATGCCAGAGTCAGGCATGTCGATCGCTGCAAGAATCATTCGTTTTCTACTTATCGGTCTGGCCGGTTTTCTTGGATTATACGGGATTCTATTCGGTATCTTTTTGATCGTGCTTCATTTGGCGGGTCTGCGTTCTTTTGGCATGCCCTATATGAGTCCGATCGGGCCATACCGTTCAGATGATCTGAAGGATTCCATCTTTCGCTTTCCCTGGCCGCTTCTAAAGACAAGGCCGGCAGAAAATATGGTTCAAAACCTTGATCGTCAAAGCACAGCCAAGCGAAAGGAGTCGGCAGATGAGCCCAAAAAACCGTAA